A genomic window from Actinomycetaceae bacterium MB13-C1-2 includes:
- the der gene encoding ribosome biogenesis GTPase Der has protein sequence MRVALDSYELDEEDLALLDEDYAIEPGQIEAVHPPVLAIIGRPNVGKSTLVNRILGRREAVVQDKPGVTRDRVMYDAEWAGRKFILVDTGGWEVDVRGLDRQVADQAEIAIGLADAVIFVVDANVGATATDERVVRLLRDSGKPVILAANKADSPAQEADVASLWSLGLGEPRPVSALHGRGSGDLLDAILEILPESSAVGGRRERGGLRRVALVGRPNVGKSSLLNALAGEERAVVHDLAGTTRDPVDEIITMDDREWEFIDTAGVKRRLHKVSGADYYSSIRTQAALERAEVGVVLVDSSVPFTEQDVRVVQQVIDAGRALVIVNNKWDLVDDERRADLEREEQKDLGQIEWAPRVNVSALTTWHLNRLPRAIDQALDGWETRISTGKLNAFLGRLQAANPHPVRGGKQPRVLFATQASTAPPRFVIFTSAFLEPTYRRFIERRLREEFGFVGSPIQISVRVREKRARKR, from the coding sequence ATGCGAGTCGCGCTCGATTCATATGAACTCGATGAGGAAGACCTAGCGCTCCTGGACGAGGACTACGCTATAGAGCCGGGCCAGATTGAGGCAGTACATCCGCCCGTACTCGCAATCATTGGACGCCCCAATGTTGGAAAGTCAACGCTGGTAAACCGAATTCTTGGTCGTCGTGAAGCGGTGGTTCAAGATAAGCCAGGGGTAACCAGAGACCGCGTGATGTATGACGCCGAGTGGGCGGGACGCAAGTTTATCCTCGTCGACACCGGCGGCTGGGAGGTGGATGTTCGCGGACTCGACCGCCAGGTTGCCGACCAGGCCGAAATCGCGATAGGGCTCGCGGACGCCGTGATTTTTGTAGTCGATGCAAACGTTGGTGCCACGGCCACCGACGAGCGAGTGGTTCGTCTGCTCCGTGACTCGGGCAAGCCCGTCATACTCGCCGCCAACAAGGCAGACTCACCGGCGCAGGAAGCGGATGTCGCTTCGCTCTGGTCGCTCGGCCTTGGTGAACCTCGACCTGTCTCAGCACTGCACGGACGTGGTTCCGGTGACCTTCTTGACGCAATCCTCGAGATTCTTCCCGAGTCCTCGGCGGTCGGCGGTAGACGAGAAAGGGGCGGCCTAAGAAGGGTTGCCCTCGTTGGGCGCCCCAACGTTGGCAAGTCCTCGTTACTAAACGCCCTGGCCGGAGAGGAAAGGGCGGTCGTTCATGATCTTGCCGGGACCACCCGCGACCCGGTCGACGAGATAATCACAATGGATGATCGAGAGTGGGAGTTCATTGATACCGCCGGGGTTAAGCGGCGGCTACACAAGGTCTCCGGTGCCGACTATTACTCTTCAATTCGAACTCAGGCCGCACTGGAACGAGCGGAGGTCGGAGTAGTCCTAGTGGACTCATCGGTTCCGTTCACCGAGCAGGACGTTCGAGTCGTCCAGCAGGTTATCGACGCCGGACGAGCTTTGGTCATTGTGAACAACAAGTGGGATCTTGTCGACGATGAGCGTCGAGCAGATCTAGAACGCGAGGAACAAAAGGATCTGGGTCAGATCGAATGGGCTCCGCGAGTCAACGTATCTGCCCTTACCACCTGGCATCTGAATCGACTGCCCCGCGCCATTGATCAGGCGCTCGACGGGTGGGAGACCCGCATTTCAACCGGCAAGCTAAACGCCTTTCTTGGACGACTCCAAGCTGCCAATCCCCACCCGGTTCGAGGGGGTAAGCAACCGCGTGTCCTCTTTGCGACCCAGGCATCAACGGCTCCTCCGAGATTCGTCATTTTCACTTCAGCATTCCTGGAACCTACATATCGCCGCTTCATTGAACGAAGACTCCGCGAGGAGTTCGGTTTCGTTGGTAGTCCAATTCAAATATCGGTACGCGTCCGCGAGAAGCGCGCACGCAAGAGGTAG
- a CDS encoding DUF308 domain-containing protein has translation MSGIAGATTRVERVYSRYRVAFTTAGVLAILAGLVILFWPSGVLRVFAIVVGIYAIAMGVFYLVMGIMGNDLSKTSRTIRIVGGAVALLVGVLALVYMDRTDDLIVLVLGLGLGILWLTEGVITLMSAIRSKNASVASLVIGVLAVIAGAAMILLPLYQTATILKWVFGLSFVLLGIAQIYRVYSVTRVVKAIGDEATLTIE, from the coding sequence ATGTCAGGTATAGCTGGGGCAACCACCCGAGTTGAGCGCGTCTACTCCAGGTATCGTGTTGCCTTCACGACCGCGGGTGTCCTCGCGATTCTCGCAGGTCTTGTCATCCTGTTTTGGCCGTCAGGAGTCCTGCGAGTCTTTGCGATCGTAGTCGGCATCTACGCCATTGCGATGGGCGTCTTTTATCTGGTCATGGGAATTATGGGAAACGACCTCTCCAAGACCTCCCGCACTATCCGAATCGTGGGTGGCGCGGTCGCCCTTCTAGTCGGCGTACTCGCCTTGGTATACATGGATCGCACTGATGATTTGATCGTGCTGGTACTTGGACTAGGACTTGGAATCCTGTGGCTAACCGAAGGCGTGATAACCCTTATGAGCGCAATTCGGAGCAAGAATGCCAGCGTTGCGTCCCTCGTCATCGGGGTTCTCGCGGTGATTGCTGGCGCCGCAATGATTCTGCTACCGCTCTACCAGACTGCCACGATACTGAAGTGGGTCTTCGGACTGTCATTTGTCCTGCTGGGAATCGCGCAAATCTACCGTGTCTACAGCGTCACCAGAGTCGTTAAGGCAATCGGAGACGAGGCCACTCTGACGATCGAATAG
- a CDS encoding FAD/NAD(P)-binding oxidoreductase, with protein MAEIVVLGAGVSGHTAALHLRRMLGTEHKVTVITPNKNYNWIPSNIWVGVGTMAQKKVIFPLAPIYEKQGIHLVQAKATEIHPEGGPTSSRPYVVAESTTPGTVGKSQQISYDYLINATGPKLKFEATEGLGPNVGNSVSVCTADHAVHAAKELDKLIAKAKKGQRQVAVVGMGNGTCTCEGAAFEYAFNVDDKLKKAGIRDRVELIYLTNEAELGDFGVGGMTFVEQGFETSSQIWTESLFRERNVKAILGAAVLKVEPNKVTYETLDGQIHELAFDFAMLLPPFGGQPMKAYDKEGNDISTAIFAPSGFMKVDADYTPRPYEDWRAKDWPQTYQSPAYSNIFAVGIAFAPPHQISRPRTSPNGTAIAPAPPRTGMPSGVMGKAVATTIARRVKKGATATAENASMTEMGAACVASSGTGLRSGTAAAMTMMPVVPDFERYKTGRDIKDTKGEIGLHGHWVKLMLHYLFIYKAKAKPFWYLIPE; from the coding sequence ATGGCCGAGATTGTCGTGCTTGGAGCGGGGGTTTCGGGTCATACGGCCGCACTGCACCTGCGCCGCATGCTAGGAACGGAACATAAGGTCACCGTTATCACCCCGAACAAGAACTACAACTGGATTCCCTCGAACATTTGGGTCGGGGTTGGGACCATGGCCCAGAAGAAGGTCATTTTTCCCCTGGCCCCGATCTACGAGAAACAGGGAATTCATCTGGTGCAGGCTAAAGCAACTGAGATCCATCCAGAGGGTGGCCCGACTAGCAGCCGCCCCTACGTCGTTGCGGAAAGCACAACCCCTGGAACCGTGGGGAAATCACAGCAGATCAGCTACGACTATCTGATAAATGCAACCGGACCGAAGTTGAAGTTCGAAGCGACAGAAGGTCTTGGGCCTAATGTCGGCAACTCGGTCTCGGTTTGTACCGCAGACCACGCGGTGCATGCTGCCAAGGAACTCGACAAGCTCATCGCTAAGGCTAAGAAGGGGCAGCGGCAGGTGGCCGTTGTCGGTATGGGTAACGGCACGTGCACCTGCGAGGGAGCTGCGTTTGAGTATGCCTTCAATGTTGACGACAAACTCAAGAAGGCCGGCATTCGTGACAGAGTTGAGTTGATCTACCTGACCAATGAAGCCGAACTGGGCGATTTTGGCGTTGGTGGGATGACGTTTGTCGAGCAGGGTTTTGAAACCAGTTCGCAGATTTGGACTGAGTCGCTGTTTAGAGAACGCAATGTCAAGGCCATCCTTGGGGCGGCCGTGCTGAAGGTCGAACCGAACAAGGTCACCTATGAGACTCTGGATGGACAAATTCATGAGTTGGCCTTTGACTTTGCAATGCTCCTTCCTCCGTTTGGCGGGCAGCCAATGAAGGCCTATGACAAAGAGGGGAACGACATCAGCACCGCGATATTTGCCCCCTCCGGTTTCATGAAGGTCGACGCTGACTACACGCCGAGGCCCTACGAAGACTGGCGTGCAAAAGACTGGCCACAGACCTATCAGTCCCCGGCCTATTCAAATATTTTCGCCGTCGGAATTGCATTCGCTCCGCCGCATCAGATTTCAAGGCCGCGTACCAGTCCGAACGGGACCGCAATCGCCCCCGCGCCTCCGCGTACCGGAATGCCCTCCGGTGTTATGGGCAAGGCTGTTGCAACGACCATCGCCCGACGGGTCAAGAAGGGTGCCACCGCTACGGCCGAGAATGCTTCCATGACCGAGATGGGCGCGGCATGCGTCGCCTCGTCCGGCACGGGGTTGCGGAGCGGTACCGCTGCGGCAATGACCATGATGCCCGTTGTGCCAGATTTCGAACGGTACAAAACAGGTCGCGATATCAAGGACACAAAGGGGGAGATCGGCCTCCACGGCCACTGGGTGAAGCTAATGCTGCACTACCTGTTCATATACAAGGCAAAGGCAAAGCCTTTCTGGTACCTGATTCCGGAGTGA
- a CDS encoding small basic family protein, translating into MVAVIGLVLGVVLGLVFDPVLPAELQPYLPVAVVAALDALLGALRANLEGQFSDRVFITSFFWNVAVACLLVFLGVQLGVGSAMTTAVVVVLGIRIFSNTASIRRLIFKA; encoded by the coding sequence ATGGTAGCCGTCATTGGTCTGGTACTCGGAGTGGTGCTGGGCCTAGTCTTTGATCCGGTGCTTCCGGCCGAACTTCAACCCTATCTTCCCGTGGCGGTCGTGGCGGCTCTAGATGCACTTCTCGGTGCTCTACGAGCAAACTTAGAGGGACAGTTTTCTGACCGAGTATTCATCACATCGTTCTTCTGGAATGTCGCGGTCGCCTGCCTATTAGTTTTCCTTGGAGTTCAACTCGGTGTTGGTTCGGCGATGACCACCGCTGTGGTCGTGGTCCTGGGAATCCGAATCTTTTCGAACACCGCGTCGATCAGGCGCCTCATTTTTAAGGCTTGA
- a CDS encoding aspartate-semialdehyde dehydrogenase has translation MTGNAEALTVAVVGATGQVGTVMLDLLRERKFPIAKLRAFASPRSAGKQIVWNDQTVTVEDVTASSIEDLEGIDIALFSAGGDASREYAPKFAEAGAVVIDNSSAWRSNPQVPLVVSEVNPEDAFNRPLGIIANPNCTTMAAMPALKALHSVAGLRSLKITTFQAVSGSGLAGVSELTEQIRASEDQPIQNLARSGTAIELPEPKVYAAPIAYNVVALAGSLVDDGSEETDEEQKLRNESRRILGLPELLVAGTCVRVPVFTGHSLSVHAEFDNPISVSEAMAALADQAGVQLVDLPYPLLAAGADPTLVGRVRQDQSVEGGRGLVFFVSSDNLRKGAALNAVQVAEVVAAQ, from the coding sequence ATGACTGGGAACGCTGAAGCGTTGACTGTGGCAGTTGTGGGCGCGACGGGGCAGGTTGGAACGGTGATGCTGGACCTGCTGCGTGAACGCAAGTTTCCCATCGCGAAGCTGCGTGCTTTTGCTTCCCCCCGCTCAGCCGGAAAACAGATCGTATGGAATGATCAGACCGTTACCGTCGAGGACGTCACCGCCTCGTCAATCGAGGACCTTGAGGGAATCGATATTGCACTGTTCAGCGCCGGTGGTGACGCATCGAGAGAGTATGCGCCGAAGTTCGCCGAGGCGGGGGCCGTGGTCATCGACAACTCCTCCGCATGGCGATCCAACCCCCAGGTTCCACTGGTTGTCTCTGAGGTTAATCCCGAGGACGCTTTTAATCGCCCGCTCGGAATCATCGCGAACCCGAACTGCACCACGATGGCGGCGATGCCCGCACTAAAGGCTCTTCACTCAGTTGCGGGCCTACGAAGCCTCAAGATCACAACTTTTCAGGCGGTTTCCGGAAGCGGACTAGCCGGTGTTAGCGAACTGACCGAACAAATCCGCGCTTCTGAGGACCAACCGATCCAGAATCTTGCTCGCAGTGGCACCGCAATTGAACTGCCTGAACCGAAGGTCTACGCAGCACCAATCGCATACAACGTAGTCGCCCTGGCTGGCTCACTGGTTGATGACGGCTCCGAGGAAACGGATGAGGAACAAAAGCTGCGCAATGAGTCACGCCGTATTCTCGGCCTTCCTGAACTCCTGGTTGCGGGAACCTGCGTTAGAGTTCCTGTCTTTACCGGGCATTCCCTTTCGGTTCACGCCGAGTTTGACAATCCAATTTCGGTCTCGGAAGCGATGGCTGCACTCGCGGACCAGGCGGGGGTGCAGTTGGTTGATCTGCCCTATCCATTGTTGGCCGCTGGCGCCGATCCGACTTTGGTTGGAAGAGTCCGTCAGGATCAGTCCGTGGAAGGTGGACGAGGTCTGGTGTTCTTTGTCTCCTCAGACAACCTGCGTAAGGGCGCTGCTCTCAACGCTGTTCAGGTGGCAGAGGTGGTCGCCGCTCAATAG
- a CDS encoding FAD-dependent oxidoreductase: protein MRIVVVGGVATGMSAAARARRLDESAEIIVLEKGPYVSFANCGLPYYVGGEIEDRTKLLVQTPESLREALNLDVRVDTEVVAMDAVAKTVTVRSVGETSTIRYDSLVLAPGAEAVRPPIPGLDSPRVMTLRSVDDALAMKEFVDSSAKQAVVLGAGFIGLEAAEALRHQGLDVSVVELAPHVLPPLEPELATYVKDALLSLGIDVRDGIGATEIRSDQHVDRVVLSDGTVLDADLVALSTGVRPATAPFEAAGVECFRGAMLVDSHGRTSLEDVWAGGDAVAMRPKNGLIPRVVPLAGPANRAGRLIADSILLGERAREIPVPLSTAVVRVGDQTAALTGANRQMLDADGREYETINLHPFQHATYFPGAKQMHLIVHFDPENGEILGAQGVGEEGVDKRIDVFATAIRGGLTISDLVDLDLTYAPPYGSAKDAVNMAGMLGENVLGGVTRLWHAEDLPTEMERALILDARSRTEYASGHVPGALNIPHTEIRERIDEISQEAAGRPIRVHCASGVRSYLSERMLRAAGFDVKNMTGGMITMKQVIAAGMLPGLELVEGEDRG, encoded by the coding sequence ATGCGTATCGTCGTTGTCGGTGGGGTAGCCACGGGTATGAGTGCTGCGGCCAGGGCCAGACGGCTCGATGAATCAGCCGAGATCATCGTTCTAGAAAAAGGGCCATACGTCTCGTTCGCCAACTGTGGTCTGCCGTACTACGTGGGCGGCGAAATCGAAGATCGAACGAAGCTACTGGTCCAGACTCCAGAATCACTTCGTGAGGCACTCAATCTGGATGTTCGCGTCGACACAGAAGTTGTTGCTATGGACGCAGTCGCGAAAACAGTAACTGTGCGCTCTGTGGGCGAAACCAGTACGATTCGATACGATTCACTGGTTTTAGCTCCGGGAGCCGAAGCAGTTCGCCCCCCAATTCCGGGGCTTGACTCACCGCGCGTGATGACGTTACGTAGCGTCGACGATGCACTAGCCATGAAAGAGTTCGTCGACTCATCGGCCAAGCAGGCAGTGGTGCTTGGAGCCGGGTTCATTGGTCTGGAAGCAGCAGAGGCCCTGCGTCATCAAGGATTGGATGTCAGCGTTGTAGAACTGGCACCGCACGTCCTTCCTCCCCTGGAACCCGAACTAGCAACTTATGTAAAGGACGCACTACTCTCCCTGGGAATCGATGTTCGCGACGGAATCGGCGCAACGGAGATTAGGTCCGACCAACATGTCGACCGGGTCGTGCTTTCCGATGGCACTGTGCTAGATGCTGATCTAGTAGCGCTCTCAACCGGCGTCCGCCCAGCGACCGCACCCTTCGAGGCCGCCGGGGTTGAGTGCTTCAGGGGAGCCATGCTAGTTGATTCTCATGGCCGCACCTCACTAGAGGATGTTTGGGCCGGTGGTGATGCGGTGGCAATGCGGCCGAAGAACGGTCTCATACCTCGCGTCGTTCCGCTGGCTGGTCCAGCGAACCGCGCTGGAAGACTGATTGCTGATTCCATTCTTTTGGGGGAACGAGCCCGTGAGATTCCGGTGCCGCTAAGCACAGCCGTCGTTAGGGTTGGGGATCAGACCGCAGCGCTCACCGGCGCCAATCGTCAGATGCTAGATGCTGACGGCCGCGAATACGAGACGATAAACCTACACCCGTTCCAACACGCCACATATTTCCCGGGCGCGAAACAAATGCACCTGATCGTCCACTTCGACCCGGAAAATGGAGAGATTCTTGGGGCCCAGGGCGTTGGAGAAGAAGGCGTCGATAAACGCATCGATGTCTTCGCGACGGCAATCAGAGGCGGCTTAACCATTTCTGACCTAGTCGATCTCGACCTCACCTACGCACCCCCTTATGGAAGCGCCAAGGACGCTGTCAACATGGCAGGCATGTTGGGGGAGAACGTGCTCGGGGGTGTCACCCGGCTCTGGCATGCTGAAGACCTGCCGACCGAGATGGAAAGAGCACTAATCCTTGATGCCCGTAGCCGGACAGAGTACGCATCCGGCCACGTGCCCGGTGCCCTAAACATCCCCCACACCGAGATCCGCGAACGGATCGATGAGATCAGCCAAGAAGCGGCGGGAAGGCCGATCAGGGTCCACTGCGCTTCCGGCGTCCGCTCCTACCTGTCCGAGCGGATGCTTCGCGCCGCTGGCTTTGACGTAAAGAATATGACCGGTGGAATGATCACCATGAAGCAGGTCATCGCAGCCGGAATGCTCCCAGGACTGGAACTAGTCGAGGGTGAAGATCGCGGCTAA
- a CDS encoding SGNH/GDSL hydrolase family protein: MIQSYIAMGDSFTEGLGDWLGEDQPRGWADLVAEALALDAKDKGSTSPFEYANLAIRGRRLQPLIDEQLDGAIEQGPDLVSINGGGNDMLRPGFLLEESVDALLSAVNKIADSGIHVLLLAGPDPSENLPFGHVFNERGGEFTDRMVELVPSSDMVTVVDNFHDEGFHNSTYWSEDGLHLSTAGHIRCAANCLDGLGVAYPRWWGDPRDPEPDPKNYQSVHYLREYVAPWIGRRLTGRSSGDGRTAKRPVLSPFDAGH; the protein is encoded by the coding sequence GTGATTCAAAGCTACATCGCCATGGGAGACAGTTTCACCGAGGGTTTGGGTGACTGGCTCGGGGAGGATCAGCCCAGGGGCTGGGCTGACCTGGTTGCCGAAGCCCTGGCACTCGATGCTAAGGATAAGGGCTCTACCAGTCCCTTCGAGTACGCAAACCTCGCAATTCGAGGACGGAGACTTCAGCCTCTCATTGATGAGCAACTTGACGGAGCGATCGAACAAGGACCCGATCTTGTTTCGATTAATGGCGGCGGTAACGACATGCTCCGCCCCGGATTTCTGTTAGAAGAGTCCGTGGATGCACTGCTTAGCGCAGTCAACAAAATCGCCGATTCGGGCATTCATGTCCTGCTGCTGGCTGGACCGGATCCGTCAGAGAATCTTCCTTTTGGACACGTTTTTAATGAACGGGGCGGTGAGTTTACCGATCGAATGGTGGAACTGGTGCCCAGTAGTGACATGGTCACCGTCGTCGACAACTTTCATGACGAGGGATTCCATAACTCCACCTACTGGTCCGAAGACGGTCTACACCTTTCGACTGCCGGCCACATCCGCTGTGCCGCGAACTGTCTGGACGGACTTGGAGTTGCATATCCTAGGTGGTGGGGGGATCCTCGTGACCCTGAACCTGATCCTAAGAACTACCAGTCGGTTCACTATCTTCGTGAATATGTCGCTCCCTGGATAGGTCGGCGCCTCACGGGTCGCTCGTCGGGCGATGGGCGCACCGCCAAGCGTCCGGTTCTTTCACCGTTTGACGCAGGACACTAG
- the thrB gene encoding homoserine kinase — protein MSVAIPVGRKASVRVPATSANLGPGFDSLGMALSWTDECSVRVIDRGLEFSLSGPGSRLLPHDETHLVVRTILETLSEWDMTVSGLAFEAELSIPLARGLGSSSAAIVAGLTLAWALAYPDRPLDREWAFIRAYRIEGHGDNVGPAILGGFTITWPSTTSDGNTVPQSRTSAIAKNIRALAIIPDTELLTDSARGALPSMVPITDAIANLARSALLVHALADDPALLLEATADRLHQDYRRSLAPSSHAVMTNLRSRGYAALISGAGPTILVLHTEEQSEALVKLVRDLPEAKKMETRILSPGAGVQIL, from the coding sequence GTGAGCGTTGCCATTCCCGTAGGGCGTAAAGCATCGGTGAGGGTTCCGGCCACAAGCGCTAACCTTGGGCCGGGGTTTGATTCACTCGGTATGGCGCTTAGTTGGACGGATGAGTGTTCGGTCCGGGTGATTGATCGCGGACTGGAGTTTTCTCTGTCAGGGCCGGGATCGCGACTGCTCCCCCACGACGAGACACATCTGGTGGTTCGTACCATCCTTGAAACTCTCTCCGAGTGGGATATGACTGTTTCGGGACTGGCCTTTGAGGCCGAACTGTCGATTCCTCTTGCCCGAGGACTCGGGTCCTCCTCGGCGGCAATCGTCGCTGGATTAACGCTCGCATGGGCGCTCGCCTATCCCGACAGGCCCCTAGATCGCGAGTGGGCATTCATCCGCGCCTATCGCATCGAAGGCCACGGAGATAATGTCGGCCCGGCAATTCTTGGTGGTTTCACTATCACCTGGCCATCAACTACCTCCGATGGCAACACTGTGCCTCAGAGTCGTACCAGTGCTATCGCGAAGAACATCCGAGCTCTTGCGATAATTCCAGACACTGAGTTATTAACCGACAGTGCTCGCGGTGCGCTGCCGTCCATGGTTCCGATTACGGACGCGATAGCGAACTTAGCGCGTTCAGCCCTACTGGTGCATGCACTGGCCGACGACCCAGCTCTGCTCCTGGAAGCCACAGCTGACAGACTGCACCAGGACTACAGGCGTTCACTCGCGCCGTCGTCACACGCAGTGATGACCAACTTACGTTCCCGGGGCTATGCGGCACTGATTTCGGGGGCCGGGCCGACCATACTGGTTTTGCACACCGAGGAGCAGAGCGAGGCCCTCGTGAAACTAGTACGGGACCTTCCCGAAGCGAAGAAGATGGAGACTAGGATTCTCAGCCCCGGTGCGGGCGTTCAGATTCTCTAA
- a CDS encoding DUF881 domain-containing protein, with product MSESGTSKDQLHSCRDAEESEDIVVPSGSRIINDPGASMALLNRIAESSMDPGYREATAAGKHRHSKWSAIWTLLLCIVFALATTWAVKGLRANSGSVPRAMAQLEEQIEAKQSLVEQLEAESVRLTEELQEREALIAKTHPDDPSLDTTAGVRRVEGPGVVVTVTEAVTTGSVPAVDDGALRTVVNALWAGGAEAVTINGERVAPQTIVRMAGQSILVNLKAVRSPYVIEAVGDQQKLLDSLKTDAAVQSLETKSGMSISKSTSNRLILGSVPLSQTWYLHSPNNETGEE from the coding sequence ATGAGCGAGTCGGGTACTTCGAAGGACCAGTTGCACTCGTGCCGTGATGCCGAGGAGTCCGAAGACATTGTTGTCCCCAGCGGTTCTCGGATCATAAACGATCCAGGGGCGTCAATGGCGCTATTGAACCGCATTGCTGAGAGTTCAATGGACCCCGGGTATCGGGAAGCGACAGCTGCCGGAAAGCATAGGCACTCCAAATGGTCCGCAATCTGGACACTACTTCTTTGCATTGTCTTTGCCTTGGCGACGACCTGGGCCGTGAAAGGTCTGCGGGCCAACAGCGGGTCGGTACCGCGCGCAATGGCTCAACTCGAAGAGCAGATTGAGGCCAAACAGAGTTTGGTCGAGCAACTTGAAGCCGAATCGGTGCGGCTGACGGAGGAACTCCAAGAGCGTGAAGCTCTCATCGCCAAAACTCACCCGGATGATCCCTCACTCGATACGACAGCAGGTGTGCGAAGGGTCGAGGGACCCGGAGTTGTAGTCACGGTCACCGAAGCTGTCACCACGGGTTCTGTGCCCGCGGTTGATGACGGGGCACTACGAACGGTCGTCAACGCACTCTGGGCCGGGGGAGCAGAAGCGGTCACTATAAATGGGGAGCGGGTGGCACCACAGACGATAGTCAGGATGGCGGGCCAGTCGATTCTGGTGAACCTAAAAGCAGTCCGCAGTCCCTACGTGATCGAGGCCGTCGGGGACCAACAAAAACTGCTTGATTCACTGAAAACGGATGCTGCAGTCCAGTCATTAGAGACCAAATCCGGGATGTCGATCAGCAAATCAACCTCAAACCGTCTGATACTGGGCTCAGTGCCGCTGTCACAGACGTGGTATCTGCATTCACCAAATAACGAAACAGGGGAGGAGTAG
- a CDS encoding UDP-N-acetylmuramoyl-L-alanyl-D-glutamate--2,6-diaminopimelate ligase encodes MSALVALRPTIEPRPLSELLNDLPDARFVPTDLIISADQVLVSGVSVDSPDMGEGWIFVGVPGSKHGANFAKDAVASGASVLVTDARGAEIIGNPPVPLVTVSDPRTSAAILAKSLYAPYSAELHKVGVTGTNGKTTTTYLTRAALGGPKTPVAVLSTVEIDTGATRVKADRTTHEAPVVGRALALAQQQGCASAVIEVSSHALEMGRVEGIHFDVGIFTNLQHDHLDFHGDMDSYLRAKARLFESGRTDSAVIAVDDQYGRRLVTESPIPVQAVQVLSEDDPMLGEVPLWRAASIVADANTGGSRFSLVSPDGEQFAAACPLPGPANVQDAALAIVAANVLGVPLSDAIANLEQAPPVDGRCHWVQKPSEGAPAVMVDSGHTPEAISVLLDVVRPLTAGRIIAVFGTDGDRDATKRAPLAEVFARKADLLVITDENPRTEDAAAIRRELLRAIASVRPDMRGVVEVREGRRAAIRHGIAGGKPGDLIVITGKGGERVQEWNGEAIPFYDPDVAEEEFEDLGYQSALS; translated from the coding sequence ATGTCAGCCCTTGTAGCCCTGCGCCCCACAATTGAACCTCGTCCCCTCTCCGAACTCTTGAACGACCTTCCAGATGCAAGGTTTGTTCCCACCGATCTGATTATCTCTGCGGATCAAGTTCTTGTTTCGGGCGTCAGCGTCGACTCACCTGATATGGGTGAAGGATGGATCTTTGTCGGTGTTCCAGGCTCGAAACACGGCGCTAATTTCGCCAAAGACGCGGTAGCTTCTGGTGCTTCGGTTCTGGTGACCGATGCTCGTGGAGCCGAGATCATCGGGAATCCTCCCGTTCCACTGGTGACGGTTTCAGACCCTCGTACTTCTGCCGCAATCCTTGCTAAGTCTCTCTACGCTCCATACAGTGCCGAACTGCATAAGGTCGGGGTGACGGGAACCAATGGAAAGACCACTACCACCTATCTCACTCGTGCTGCCCTGGGCGGCCCAAAGACGCCAGTCGCGGTACTGAGCACCGTCGAGATAGACACTGGAGCCACCAGGGTGAAGGCGGACCGCACAACGCACGAGGCACCCGTTGTCGGCCGCGCACTTGCACTGGCTCAGCAGCAGGGTTGCGCTTCTGCGGTGATTGAGGTTTCGTCTCACGCTCTCGAAATGGGAAGGGTTGAGGGGATTCACTTCGACGTGGGTATCTTCACCAATCTTCAGCACGATCACCTGGACTTTCACGGAGATATGGACTCCTACCTGCGCGCGAAGGCGAGACTCTTTGAGTCCGGGAGGACGGACAGCGCCGTCATTGCCGTCGATGACCAGTACGGTCGCCGTTTGGTGACCGAGTCCCCTATCCCAGTACAGGCCGTGCAGGTTCTTTCCGAAGACGATCCGATGCTGGGCGAGGTACCACTTTGGAGAGCTGCCTCGATCGTTGCGGATGCGAATACAGGAGGTTCACGATTTAGTCTTGTCTCGCCAGACGGTGAGCAGTTCGCGGCTGCCTGTCCACTTCCGGGACCGGCAAATGTTCAGGACGCTGCGCTAGCAATAGTCGCCGCAAATGTCCTAGGGGTACCGCTGAGTGATGCAATCGCCAACCTCGAACAGGCCCCTCCGGTCGACGGACGGTGCCACTGGGTTCAAAAGCCGAGCGAGGGTGCGCCCGCCGTTATGGTCGATTCTGGGCACACCCCCGAAGCCATTAGCGTTCTTCTAGATGTAGTCCGGCCCCTTACAGCGGGAAGAATAATCGCGGTCTTTGGAACCGACGGTGATCGCGACGCGACAAAGCGTGCGCCCCTGGCAGAAGTTTTCGCTCGCAAGGCGGACCTGCTGGTAATAACTGATGAGAACCCTCGAACAGAAGACGCTGCGGCTATTCGTCGTGAACTGCTTAGAGCAATCGCGAGCGTTCGTCCAGACATGCGGGGCGTGGTTGAGGTAAGAGAGGGACGCCGAGCCGCAATCCGACATGGAATTGCGGGTGGAAAACCGGGCGATCTGATTGTTATCACTGGCAAGGGCGGCGAGCGTGTCCAGGAGTGGAACGGTGAGGCGATTCCCTTCTATGACCCCGACGTCGCAGAAGAAGAGTTTGAGGATCTCGGTTATCAGTCGGCGCTTTCCTGA